A single region of the Vicia villosa cultivar HV-30 ecotype Madison, WI linkage group LG4, Vvil1.0, whole genome shotgun sequence genome encodes:
- the LOC131594612 gene encoding elongation factor 2, producing the protein MVKFTADELRRIMDYKHNIRNMSVIAHVDHGKSTLTDSLVAAAGIIAQEVAGDVRMTDTRADEAERGITIKSTGISLYYEMTDASLKSFKGERNGNEYLINLIDSPGHVDFSSEVTAALRITDGALVVVDCVEGVCVQTETVLRQALGERIRPVLTVNKMDRCFLELQVDGEEAYQTFSRVIENANVIMATYEDPLLGDVQVYPEKGTVAFSAGLHGWAFTLTNFAKMYASKFGVDESKMMERLWGENFFDPATKKWTTKNTGSATCKRGFVQFCYEPIKQIINTCMNDQKDKLWPMLTKLGVTMKSEEKDLMGKPLMKRVMQTWLPASTALLEMMIFHLPSPHTAQRYRVENLYEGPLDDQYANAIRNCDPDGPLMLYVSKMIPASDKGRFFAFGRVFAGKVSTGLKVRIMGPNFVPGEKKDLYVKSVQRTVIWMGKRQETVEDVPCGNTVALVGLDQFITKNATLTNEKEVDAHPIRAMKFSVSPVVRVAVQCKVASDLPKLVEGLKRLAKSDPMVVCTIEESGEHIVAGAGELHLEICLKDLQDDFMGGAEIIKSDPVVSFRETVLERSCRTVMSKSPNKHNRLYMEARPLEDGLAEAIDDGKIGPRDDPKNRSKILSEEYGWDKDLAKKIWCFGPETTGPNMVVDMCKGVQYLNEIKDSVVAGFQWASKEGALSEENMRGICFEVCDVVLHTDAIHRGGGQVIPTARRVIYASQLTAKPRLLEPVYMVEIQAPEQALGGIYSVLNQKRGHVFEEMQRPGTPLYNIKAYLPVIESFGFSSQLRAATSGQAFPQCVFDHWDMMSSDPLEAGSQAAVLVTDIRKRKGLKEQMTPLSDFEDKI; encoded by the exons gTGAAGTTTACAGCTGATGAGTTACGTCGTATTATGGACTACAAGCACAACATCAGGAACATGTCTGTCATTGCTCATGTTGATCACG GAAAATCAACTTTGACAGATTCccttgttgctgctgctggaatTATAGCACAAGAGGTTGCTGGTGATGTCAGGATGACAGATACACGTGCTGATGAAGCTGAGCGTGGTATCACTATTAAGTCTACTGGTATCTCTCTATACTATGAGATGACTGATGCTTCTCTCAAAAGTTTTAAGGGGGAGCGTAATGGTAATGAGTATCTCATTAATCTCATTGATTCACCTGGGCACGTTGATTTCTCATCTGAGGTTACTGCTGCACTTCGTATTACTGATGGAGCTTTGGTGGTGGTGGATTGTGTTGAGGGAGTTTGTGTGCAAACTGAAACTGTGCTGCGACAGGCTCTTGGAGAAAGGATTAGGCCTGTGCTTACTGTTAACAAGATGGACAGATGCTTTCTTGAGCTCCAAGTCGATGGAGAGGAGGCCTATCAGACCTTTTCAAGAGTTATTGAGAACGCCAATGTTATTATGGCTACCTATGAAGATCCTCTTCTTGGTGATGTTCAGGTGTATCCTGAGAAAGGAACTGTTGCTTTCTCTGCTGGTCTCCATGGATGGGCTTTTACTTTGACCAACTTTGCTAAGATGTATGCATCCAAGTTTGGTGTTGATGAATCCAAAATGATGGAAAGGCTCTGGGGtgagaatttctttgatcctGCTACCAAGAAATGGACCACCAAGAATACCGGTTCAGCCACTTGCAAGCGTGGGTTTGTTCAGTTCTGTTACGAGCCTATCAAGCAGATTATTAACACATGTATGAATGATCAGAAGGACAAGTTGTGGCCTATGCTTACCAAGCTTGGGGTCACCATGAAGTCTGAGGAGAAGGACCTTATGGGTAAGCCATTGATGAAGCGTGTCATGCAGACCTGGCTTCCAGCAAGTACTGCACTACTTGAAATGATGATCTTTCATCTTCCCTCTCCACATACAGCTCAGAGGTACCGTGTTGAGAATTTGTACGAGGGTCCCCTTGATGATCAATATGCTAATGCTATCAGAAATTGTGATCCTGATGGTCCTTTGATGCTTTATGTGTCTAAGATGATTCCAGCATCTGATAAAGGAAGGTTTTTTGCTTTTGGCCGTGTCTTTGCTGGTAAGGTTTCAACTGGTTTGAAGGTCAGAATTATGGGACCAAATTTTGTACCTGGGGAGAAGAAAGATTTGTATGTGAAGAGTGTTCAGAGAACTGTTATTTGGATGGGAAAGAGACAAGAGACTGTTGAGGATGTGCCTTGTGGTAACACAGTTGCCTTGGTTGGTTTGGATCAATTTATCACCAAGAATGCTACATTGACAAATGAGAAGGAAGTCGATGCTCACCCTATTCGTGCTATGAAGTTTTCTGTCTCACCTGTTGTGCGTGTTGCTGTTCAGTGCAAGGTTGCTTCAGATCTTCCCAAGCTTGTTGAAGGTCTTAAACGTCTTGCTAAGTCAGATCCTATGGTTGTCTGTACCATCGAGGAGTCTGGAGAACACATTGTTGCTGGTGCAGGAGAGCTTCATCTTGAGATCTGTTTGAAGGACTTGCAGGATGATTTCATGGGTGGTGCAGAAATTATCAAATCCGACCCTGTTGTGTCATTCAGAGAGACTGTTCTTGAGAGGTCATGCCGCACAGTGATGAGCAAGTCTCCCAACAAGCACAACCGTTTGTACATGGAAGCAAGACCATTGGAAGACGGGCTTGCAGAGGCCATTGATGATGGAAAGATTGGTCCAAGGGATGATCCCAAGAACCGTTCTAAAATCTTGTCAGAAGAGTATGGTTGGGACAAGGATTTAGCTAAGAAAATCTGGTGTTTTGGACCTGAGACCACTGGACCCAACATGGTGGTTGATATGTGTAAGGGAGTTCAGTACCTGAATGAAATCAAGGATTCTGTTGTTGCAGGTTTCCAATGGGCATCAAAGGAAGGTGCTTTGTCTGAAGAAAACATGAGAGGTATTTGCTTTGAAGTGTGTGATGTTGTGTTGCACACTGATGCTATTCACAGAGGTGGTGGTCAAGTTATCCCTACTGCTAGGAGAGTCATATATGCCTCACAGCTGACTGCCAAACCAAGGCTTCTTGAGCCTGTTTACATGGTTGAAATCCAAGCTCCTGAACAAGCTCTTGGTGGTATCTACAGTGTTCTTAATCAGAAACGTGGGCATGTGTTTGAGGAAATGCAGAGACCTGGTACTCCACTTTACAACATCAAAGCATACCTTCCTGTCATTGAGTCGTTTGGATTCTCCAGTCAGTTGAGGGCTGCAACATCTGGGCAGGCTTTCCCTCAGTGTGTGTTTGATCACTGGGACATGATGTCCTCAGATCCATTGGAGGCTGGTTCACAAGCTGCAGTACTGGTTACCGATATTCGTAAGAGGAAGGGATTGAAGGAGCAAATGACACCTCTGTCCGATTTTGAAGACAAGATTTAA